The Mus pahari unplaced genomic scaffold, PAHARI_EIJ_v1.1 scaffold_11989_1, whole genome shotgun sequence sequence tttttctataatttcattgaatataattactgactctttaagttgggaatctttaccttcttctatacctattatccttaggtttggtcttctcattgtatacTGGATTTCTTGGATTTTTTGGATTATgacctttttgcttttttcattttctttgactgctatgtcaatgttttctatggcatcttctgcacctgagattctctcttctatctcttgtactctgttggtgatgcttgcatctatgtctatTGATCTCTTTTTTAGGCATTCTAATTCCTgggttgtctccctttctgatttctttattgtctctatttccatttttcgatcctggatgattttgttcaatttcttttcctatttgattttggtttcctgtaatttttaaatggattttggtatttcctctttaagggcttctacctgtttacctgtgttccccTGGGAGTTTTTACTTCCTTAAAATCCTTTACAATCATCCTCATGAGATGTAACTTTAAATCagcatcttgcttttcttgtgtgttgtaGTATCCTGGGTTcactgtgttgggagaactgggttctgatgatgccaagtagccttgcttttgctttttcccTTGCCtgttgccatctggttatctctggtgttagctggtcttgatgtctcttactgtatcttgtctctcctgcaagcctgtgtgtcagtactcctgggaggaatttgggtatggagagctgtagcaCAGGGTCAGCTacagggtgcagatggaaactggaggGATCCTGCTACTCTgatcctgtgtcctgagggttccaggcaTGTCCCTTTGAACAGAAGGGgttgtcttacctgtgctcacaggcttgactggactcctgggagaccagctctctcttggtggtgtttgggtatggagcactgtggcacaggatcatcCCCTGGCCCCTTTGTCTTTGCATTCAGGTCCAGAACAATCACAGACAAGAGATTCATGGTTCTGGACCTCGGCTATTTCCATGGCAACAAAATTTgcaaagaaacagcaagaaagctTCAGAGGAAGTTAGTATGAGAATTTGATTAATGTCAAGAAGGGTGTAGACATTATACATTCTGATTAATGCTATTACTTGAGAAAGGTATAAAAACTAAGTCAGTGGAGAGCTGTGGAAGATGTTGGTGGACCACTGAGGCATGTTAAGTCAGTCAGCTGAGAGGAGAGTGGACAGTGGTCAAGTGCAGCATGGCAGTACTCACTCCAAAGCCACCTGTGAGGTCCAGGCAGAGTCTCTTCATCACAGCTCTGCTTTGCTTCTTGACATCTCCACCATGTTTTCAGCTGTCTCAGGAGTGTCCTGCAGTGCCCTCTGGAGAACCATTTTAAGGGTCTGGTGCTTCAACCAATGCCTGAAGGAGCCCACGAAGAAGTAAATGATGGGGTTGGCACAGCTGTTAATAGCAGTCAGGATAAGTGATGCCAGATAAAATCCAAGATCTAATACATGAAAATCATCCTTAATCTTAAATATCAGGAACCAGTGGATTCCAAAGGGCAACCCacaaaggagaaaaaccaaaacGGTCAGCATGATGGTCACGTACAATCTGGTAAGTTTCATCTGCCCAGAGCCACAGAACAACCTGGCCAGCAGAGCCAGGCTGGACAGACAGAGAACCACAAACCAAATTATCAGGTATGCAGCAGTAAAGAAGTTCAATGCCAGACACCcattgtcatttttatatttggtaTTTAAGAATCCACAGAAATAACTATTCGGAATGCAGATGAACAGGGACAGGACCCAGATCACAGCACACATGACAGTTGATGTGTGTTCTGGGTGGTTACAGCAATACCAGATGGGGCACAATACAGACAGGTAGTGCTCAGTGCTGATGGCACTGATCATGCTCAGACCTGCGATATAGAGAACCATCATGATGGTGTAAAAGCACAAGAGAAAGATAATGGGGGAGAAAACATTGAGAAGCACCAGTGTGGAATCTATGATGTGAcctaggaggaagaagaaatcagCCAGGGCTAAGTTCAGGATGTAGACTGTAAAGGCATTCCTGCACAAGGGAAAGCAAGGAGCCAGAACACAATTGCATTTCCTGTCATCCTGACCAGTCCGAAAATGATAATTATCAAGTTTGGTGTCAGGATGCTGATGTTGATACCTCCAGGGATGGTTTTGTCCATTGAATTTGTTGTTGTGCATGCTGTTAGCCAGGCTGATGTGTTTAGGGCCAGAAACCATGTACTGGTGCTCCTGGgaacacaaaaaagaaatgaggccTTCTCTATAAACTcaccttttgttttccttttttgttggaattttaatttttttctattgtataatttctttatttaaatttcaaaggtTATTTGCTTTCctgcttcttctcccttccagaaacaccctatcccaccctccctctccctgcttctattgagggtgttcctccacccagccacccactcctacctctctgccttccattcccctacactggggcatctattgaacCTTCATAGATCCAAggacctcttcttccattgatgcatggcagggccatcctctgttacatatgcagctggagccatgtgtactcctttgttgatggcttgtccctgggagctggggggctggtcttgttggttgatattgtttttcctatggggttgcaagccctttcaactccctcagtcctttctctaactcctctattagggactctgtgctcagtctaatggttgactgcaaacatctgcctctgtatttgtaaggctctgacagagcctctgaagaaaagaccatatcaggctcctgtcagcatgcacttcatggaatccacaaaagtgtctgggattggtaggtgtatatgggatgaatccccaggtgggacagtctctgggtgacctttcctttcatctctgctctacactttatctccatattttctcctgttagtattttgttctccttctaagaagcactgaagtacccacactttagtcttccttcttcttggacttcatgtggtctgtgaattttatcctaGTTATTTGCAGTTTTTGAGCTcctataccatgtgtgttcttttgtgattaggttaccttattcaggatgatattttccagttctatccatttgcctaagaatttcatgaattcctcatttttaatagctgagtagtactccattgtgtaaatgtaccacattttctgtatccattcctctgtttagaaaaatctaggttatttccagctcctggctattataaatatggctgctaggATCATATTaaagtatgtgtccttattacatgtttctGGCTATATggccaggagtagtattgctggatcttccagtactactatgtccaattttctgaagaaacacCAAACCGATTTCTAGAGTAATTGTGCCAACAGGAATTCCCACCAGgaagggaggagtgttcctctttctatatatcctcgccagcatctgctgccactcATCTGCTgatgaatttttgattttagccattctcactggtgtgaggtagaatctcagggttgttttgattgaatACATCTTTTgttaaagacatattttattaatacatatttgtTGGGagcaagcaagagaaaccaaTTATAAGAActaccatttcattttcaaactccATTTAATCATAGAGAGAAACTAAATCCAAGGTCCCAGGATGCagtgggagctggggacttcccagTAGCCGCACAGCTTCTAGTATACGGAAATAGTTGTCAGAGTCCAGATATCTCAGGGGCAGCTTCTTCATGttgctggcagggtcaaactAAGTTTGCATTTCCAGGCCCAGGAACTTACTCCTAACCTGATTGGAGAAAACTCCCTTGTTCAACCCCTCATGTCAAAACATGATTGGACAATGCTATAGCTCATTCTATTCCCTTATCATTAAGGTTCCATTCATTAAATAATCTGTACAACATTCCATCAAGTTTGTAGTTCAGCTCTTGGGTCTGTTCTGCAGCCCCATTGACCAGAATCAGTTTGATAACAATAAATTTTTGTCTTCTGCACTGCCATAATATTTGAGTTATGTTGGATTTATGTAGGATTCAAGCAGACCCCACCATATACCAACTGTACAAGTTGATGAATTTTATTATAAGATTTTCAGGTGTTGATAAGGCACGTTTCATGataattaattcattttcagGCCTAGCTTGTCTGTTAGGAATAATGGTTTTTGTGTTTCAGGGGAGGTGATACAGACTGGCAGTAGACAGGCAACTTATTAAGAACCCCAAAGCTCTGGAACCCAACCCTTTACTTTGAGCAGTCCCTTAGAATCATCAGGTTAGTGTATTAATTATATGTGGATGggagaaaagccagagaagaaatatccaaataaacaaaatacagaaagaatgaTGAGAAGAAGTTGACAGGATGAAAGTCAAGAGCAGTtgtctaggaagaaaaaaatcagagtctGGAAGATTTCTTTTTAGTTCAGTAATTCATAGAGGGCCTCCAGGCATAAGGAGAATGCAGACAGTCACTCAAGAATGAATGCAATTCTTACTCTTTGTCCTCTTTTAAGAGACACCAGCCACTACAGTCCCAATGAAATATAAAAGGAAGTAAGTGGAAACCCAGTAcatcttttatttccatttagaGGGCTTAGAAATGTTCAATGCTAATTTCAGGGCCTGAGGCATTTGTCTGTTTTATTGAACCAGTAACTTCAAGAGGAACAAGTTATATTTAGATTGTTGACTTGTGTACTTGAGTTTGTAGAATCCTCATTTAACATGGCTGAAAAAAAACTAAGACTTAATCAGACAGAGAAGTAATTTTCTGATTATGCCACATGAGCCATTTTAATACTCATCCCTGATCTCTTGCAGTACTGTTCAAGGTTCTGTCTTCTCATATCGCTACAAGACCCGACTATGATGCCCTTGACCACTACACACTCTCCCCATGATGTCTGCATCACTACACAGTCCTCCTTTGGTGGTATTCATCATGACACACTCCCATTGTGATGTTCTACAGTACTTCGCACACCAACATGGAACTCTACCCTCTACACAATCCCACCATGATACCTTTCATCACTACAGACTCTTAACATAATGCTATATATAACTACAGATTCCTAACATGATGTTATAAATAATTACAGACTTCCACTGTGATAATCTACAACAGTATACACACCAACACAGTGCTCAACATCCCTACTGAGTTCCACCATGATTCTCTACATCACATAGGGAACAACAGTTAACTAGACCACTACTCAGGGATTCCTCAGCCCACAGTGTGTGTGGTCCTTTTGCATCAAACATTAGtgaagaaaatgcctacagaCTTGCTTGCCATCCAATctggtggagacattttctcaattctcTCTTAGTTTATGTAGGTTTGTGTTGCAttgacaaaaaaacaacaaatacaaccaaaccaaatcaaccaagCAAGATATACCAGGGccaataaagagaaatattttgagGGCATTTCAAGATTCTCTGGCCAGACCCTTGCCATTGCATGCTCAAGGGTGCAAACTAGATCAGTAATTTGAAAGACTTTCCTGTGAGATAAATGGCACCCAAGGACATTCTTACACCAGTGAAAAGGCTTTCTCAGATTCATTTGCTGATGTTCTCAGCGGATATTGAAGTCATGACAATTGGAAGTCCAGGAAATTCTTGAGTTGGTATTAGATGTAGCCAGTGTTCTTGTGGTGCATCCAGAATACAAAAGTTACTGGATCATGTAATTTTCCACTGGAATTCCAAAGGAAATCTAGGAAGTCTGGCAGTGTGTAGCAGGATGGATTGTTTACAGAGGACCACCCCCCAGAATGTAAAAGTAAACCCTCAAGGTAAACT is a genomic window containing:
- the LOC110314687 gene encoding LOW QUALITY PROTEIN: mas-related G-protein coupled receptor member A1-like (The sequence of the model RefSeq protein was modified relative to this genomic sequence to represent the inferred CDS: inserted 1 base in 1 codon), with the protein product MDKTIPGGINISILTPNLIIIIFGLVRMTGNAIVFWLLAFXLCRNAFTVYILNLALADFFFLLGHIIDSTLVLLNVFSPIIFLLCFYTIMMVLYIAGLSMISAISTEHYLSVLCPIWYCCNHPEHTSTVMCAVIWVLSLFICIPNSYFCGFLNTKYKNDNGCLALNFFTAAYLIIWFVVLCLSSLALLARLFCGSGQMKLTRLYVTIMLTVLVFLLCGLPFGIHWFLIFKIKDDFHVLDLGFYLASLILTAINSCANPIIYFFVGSFRHWLKHQTLKMVLQRALQDTPETAENMVEMSRSKAEL